A window of Aliarcobacter trophiarum LMG 25534 contains these coding sequences:
- a CDS encoding AbiTii domain-containing protein, producing MSIILKLQKKCLDKNESLQDLLREALVISTKLKLDDFKEWINSELKGYKADNIPSYRVVNVNLKFLNPYHGWIDAVIDDKFEEILRKTNIIQPISEIEKIISDYQPNKIIQVDLKGTNIRRLQKLYNTDFKPAQFINYIQIAGIIDMVKTLLLEWTLRLEEDGIIGNDDLIFTAKEKEMAKNINIQNFSGTLGNILNNGNLSIENNSTNIYNENINKLIDEIKKLNLKDEKQVISDLEASKTDKSKLNTILGNLLSRFSEVATITSLVKELLI from the coding sequence ATGTCAATTATTCTTAAATTACAAAAAAAATGTTTAGATAAAAATGAAAGTTTACAAGATTTACTCAGAGAGGCATTAGTTATTAGCACAAAATTAAAATTGGATGATTTTAAGGAGTGGATTAATTCTGAATTAAAAGGTTATAAAGCGGACAATATTCCTAGTTATAGGGTAGTTAATGTAAATTTAAAATTTTTAAATCCTTATCATGGTTGGATAGATGCTGTTATAGACGATAAATTTGAAGAAATATTAAGAAAAACAAATATTATACAACCTATAAGCGAAATAGAAAAAATAATTAGTGATTATCAACCAAATAAAATCATACAAGTAGATTTAAAGGGAACTAATATACGCAGACTTCAGAAATTATATAATACAGATTTTAAACCTGCTCAATTTATTAATTATATTCAAATAGCTGGAATAATAGATATGGTTAAAACTTTATTATTAGAATGGACTTTAAGGTTAGAAGAAGATGGAATTATTGGAAATGATGATTTAATATTTACAGCAAAGGAAAAAGAAATGGCAAAAAATATAAATATTCAAAATTTTAGTGGTACTTTAGGTAATATTTTAAATAATGGCAATTTGTCAATAGAAAATAATTCTACAAATATATATAATGAAAATATTAACAAATTAATAGATGAAATAAAAAAATTAAATCTAAAAGATGAAAAACAAGTCATTTCAGATTTGGAAGCTTCAAAAACAGATAAAAGTAAGCTAAATACTATTTTAGGTAATTTATTGAGTAGATTTTCAGAAGTAGCAACGATTACTTCATTAGTAAAAGAACTTTTAATATAG
- a CDS encoding TaqI-like C-terminal specificity domain-containing protein: MKYGKWLAGYVLEKFFTSPRILVMEITRGNFYKIKSAYIEKELYNTPSIINIIHPNNDKNYLKFILSCINSKLYSWYHLKRHSKANAETSIPKILVKDIRNLPIPKIDEESQKPFIKLVDEILKAKQKIKDYKVLLDEAIKTNSFDREITLKKELENLENICSTNEKTIDQMVYKLYDLIPDEIKIVENI; this comes from the coding sequence ATAAAATATGGAAAATGGTTAGCAGGTTATGTTTTAGAAAAATTTTTTACATCCCCAAGAATTTTAGTTATGGAAATTACAAGAGGAAATTTTTATAAAATAAAATCTGCATATATTGAAAAAGAACTTTATAATACTCCATCTATAATAAATATTATTCATCCAAATAATGATAAAAACTATTTGAAATTTATTTTATCTTGTATTAATTCAAAACTTTATAGTTGGTATCACTTAAAAAGACATTCAAAAGCAAATGCTGAAACTTCTATACCAAAGATTTTGGTAAAAGATATTAGAAATTTACCAATTCCAAAAATAGATGAAGAATCACAAAAACCATTTATAAAACTTGTAGATGAGATTTTGAAAGCTAAACAAAAAATTAAAGATTATAAAGTTTTACTAGATGAAGCTATTAAAACAAATAGTTTTGATAGAGAAATCACACTAAAAAAAGAGCTTGAAAATTTAGAAAACATCTGTTCAACAAATGAAAAAACAATCGACCAAATGGTTTATAAACTCTATGATTTAATTCCTGATGAGATTAAAATTGTAGAAAATATTTAA
- a CDS encoding Eco57I restriction-modification methylase domain-containing protein — MFQKSVLKTFKDDEKLVALRWAAFQNYKAKVEAIKDFKEEEYQDGFLKDIFENCLGYTLKVTNPSSFNLEREKKNETDSKKADAVIYKNGKIVGVVELKAQDTKNLDRVQQQAFYYLSQHQTAKYVIISNFDEIRFYIEKSTSYESFSLFNLTYEEFSKLHLILSYENIKDEIALKIKDKSNLFEQNISKKLYKDFSNFRTLLFDNLVKNNKTLDKQTLLRLTQKLCDRIIFILFAEDRALLRTNTIKEIREEFINQKFTNYTLYDIYKFYFEAINKGNDKLQIPQYNGGLFAVDELLDSLIIDDFILDENVQILSNYDFASEISVNILGHIFEQSLTDLEELQANIDNVNFDKTKSKRKKDGVFYTPEYITRYIVENTLGKMCSEKREELLIGNGILIPSNPKKLTKQEQQTKDNLQEYKKWLLNLKILDPACGSGAFLNQALEYLISEHKNLQNDLALMGDLFASYMVEEEILENNLYGVDINEDAVEIAKLSLWLRTAKRGRPLTKLADKIVCANSLLEMPFSENSFDVVIGNPPYGAKTSKDEQAKFRKIYKTALFKMDTYSLFIERAFHYLKENGYFSYIVPYTWMTIGQHFELRKFLLERNLYEIVDLPTKIFDDADLDTTILFVQNLNKVEKVINISKINEEQFKIVNKISIDDILNNKELIINLTLSNQDNKILLKIDKSSIKLDSIFEVSQGYIPYRRSDLIKNYGEEEGNKIVDKRLWHSDYKKTPEFKQEIQGKDINR, encoded by the coding sequence ATGTTTCAAAAAAGTGTTTTGAAAACTTTCAAAGATGATGAAAAATTAGTAGCTCTTAGATGGGCAGCTTTTCAAAACTATAAAGCAAAAGTGGAAGCTATAAAAGATTTCAAAGAGGAAGAGTATCAAGATGGTTTTCTAAAAGATATTTTTGAAAACTGTTTGGGATATACTCTAAAAGTTACAAACCCAAGCTCTTTTAACCTTGAAAGAGAGAAGAAAAATGAAACGGATAGTAAAAAAGCAGATGCTGTTATATATAAAAACGGTAAAATTGTAGGAGTAGTAGAGCTAAAAGCTCAAGATACAAAAAACCTAGACCGTGTTCAGCAACAAGCATTTTACTATCTATCTCAACACCAAACAGCTAAATATGTAATAATCTCAAATTTTGATGAAATAAGGTTTTATATTGAAAAATCTACATCTTATGAGAGTTTTTCTCTTTTTAATCTAACTTATGAAGAGTTCTCAAAACTCCATCTAATATTATCTTATGAAAATATCAAAGATGAGATAGCTTTAAAAATCAAAGATAAATCAAATCTTTTTGAACAAAATATCTCAAAAAAACTATATAAAGATTTTTCAAATTTTAGAACACTTCTTTTTGATAATCTTGTAAAAAACAATAAAACTCTTGATAAACAGACACTTCTTCGTTTGACACAAAAACTTTGTGACCGAATTATCTTTATACTATTTGCAGAAGATAGAGCTTTGCTTCGTACAAATACAATAAAAGAGATAAGAGAGGAGTTTATAAATCAAAAGTTTACAAACTATACTTTGTATGATATTTATAAATTTTACTTTGAAGCGATAAACAAAGGAAACGATAAACTACAAATTCCTCAATACAACGGTGGACTTTTTGCTGTTGATGAGCTTCTTGATAGTTTGATTATAGATGATTTTATTTTAGATGAAAATGTACAGATACTTTCAAACTACGATTTTGCAAGTGAAATATCTGTAAATATTTTGGGACATATTTTTGAGCAAAGCTTAACAGACCTTGAAGAGCTTCAAGCAAATATAGATAATGTAAACTTTGATAAAACAAAATCAAAAAGAAAAAAAGATGGTGTATTTTATACACCTGAATATATCACAAGATATATAGTTGAAAATACTTTGGGTAAAATGTGTAGTGAGAAAAGAGAAGAACTTCTTATAGGAAATGGGATTTTAATCCCATCTAACCCAAAAAAACTAACAAAACAAGAACAACAAACAAAAGATAACCTGCAAGAGTATAAAAAGTGGCTTCTAAATCTAAAAATCCTAGACCCAGCTTGTGGAAGCGGAGCATTTCTAAATCAAGCTTTGGAATACTTAATATCTGAACACAAAAATCTACAAAATGATTTGGCTTTGATGGGAGATTTGTTTGCTTCATATATGGTAGAAGAGGAGATTTTGGAAAACAATCTTTATGGAGTGGATATAAATGAAGATGCCGTGGAGATAGCAAAGCTAAGTTTGTGGCTACGAACTGCAAAAAGAGGGCGACCACTTACGAAACTAGCAGACAAAATAGTTTGTGCAAACTCACTTTTAGAAATGCCATTTAGTGAAAATAGTTTTGATGTAGTTATTGGAAATCCTCCTTATGGTGCAAAAACTTCAAAAGATGAACAAGCAAAATTTAGAAAAATTTATAAAACAGCATTATTTAAAATGGATACTTACTCTTTATTTATTGAAAGAGCTTTCCATTATTTAAAAGAAAATGGTTATTTCTCTTATATCGTTCCTTATACTTGGATGACTATTGGACAACATTTTGAATTAAGAAAATTTCTTTTAGAAAGAAATCTTTATGAAATTGTTGATTTACCAACAAAAATTTTTGATGATGCAGATTTGGATACTACAATATTATTTGTACAAAATTTGAATAAAGTTGAAAAAGTAATAAATATATCAAAAATAAATGAAGAACAATTTAAAATTGTTAATAAAATTAGTATTGATGATATATTAAACAACAAAGAATTAATAATAAATTTAACATTATCAAATCAAGATAATAAAATTCTACTAAAAATTGATAAGTCTTCTATAAAACTAGATAGCATATTTGAAGTTTCTCAAGGATATATACCTTATAGAAGAAGTGATTTAATAAAAAATTATGGTGAAGAAGAAGGAAATAAAATAGTAGATAAAAGGCTTTGGCATTCTGATTATAAAAAAACTCCAGAATTTAAACAAGAAATACAAGGTAAAGATATAAATAGATAA
- a CDS encoding YebC/PmpR family DNA-binding transcriptional regulator, with translation MGRAFEYRKAAKMKRWGNMSRVFPKLARAIEVAAKSGVPDPEMNSALRTAILNAKAENMPKTNIDAAIKRATGKDAANFSEVNFEGKGPHGVLIFVETATDNNTRTVANIKMYFNKTGGQVVPTGSLEFFFDRKAIFEFPKPANFDLEELEMELIDAGLEELEEEDGICLAYADYTDFGNMNNKFEELKIELTKAELKRIPNNPQEFSEAQQEDIGKLIEKLEDDDDVQAVYTNIA, from the coding sequence ATGGGAAGAGCCTTTGAATATAGAAAAGCAGCAAAGATGAAAAGATGGGGAAATATGAGTAGAGTATTTCCAAAATTAGCACGTGCTATTGAAGTTGCAGCAAAAAGTGGAGTGCCTGATCCTGAAATGAACTCAGCTTTAAGAACTGCAATTTTAAATGCAAAAGCTGAAAATATGCCAAAAACAAATATAGATGCTGCAATAAAAAGAGCCACAGGAAAAGATGCAGCAAATTTTAGTGAAGTAAATTTTGAAGGAAAAGGACCTCATGGGGTTTTAATATTTGTTGAAACAGCAACAGACAACAACACAAGAACAGTTGCAAATATCAAAATGTATTTTAATAAAACAGGTGGACAAGTAGTACCTACAGGTTCTTTAGAGTTTTTCTTTGATAGAAAAGCAATTTTTGAGTTTCCAAAACCAGCTAACTTTGATTTAGAAGAGCTTGAAATGGAACTAATAGATGCTGGTTTAGAAGAGCTTGAAGAGGAAGATGGAATATGTTTAGCATATGCAGACTATACAGATTTTGGAAATATGAATAATAAGTTTGAAGAGTTAAAAATAGAACTTACAAAAGCAGAGTTAAAAAGAATTCCAAATAATCCTCAAGAGTTTAGTGAAGCACAACAAGAAGATATTGGAAAGCTTATAGAGAAATTAGAAGATGATGACGATGTACAAGCGGTTTATACAAATATAGCTTAA
- a CDS encoding MlaA family lipoprotein, protein MKNIIFIMLFSAFSFANEGNFPEDIESEFKPTNSVVFDPLSGYNRVMTSFNDGFITYVLSPTAKGYAYVVPEVARTGINNFFINLFFPVRFVNNLLQLKFERAGKEMGRFLVNTIWGFGGFMDQATNTLGMERYKEDFGQTLGYWGVGEGFHVVLPFLGPSNLRDIVGITGDLILAPTSQLAHNVLPYKIPQNDLQAIGMDTLYIVNDYSFHPDMYEIVKKDAIDLYPYLRDAYNQKREKEIEE, encoded by the coding sequence ATGAAAAATATTATTTTTATAATGCTATTTTCGGCATTTAGCTTCGCAAATGAAGGGAACTTCCCAGAAGATATTGAAAGCGAATTTAAACCAACAAATAGTGTAGTTTTTGATCCACTTAGCGGTTATAATAGAGTTATGACATCTTTTAATGATGGTTTTATTACATATGTTTTAAGCCCAACTGCTAAAGGTTATGCATATGTTGTGCCAGAAGTTGCACGAACTGGAATAAACAACTTCTTTATAAACCTATTTTTCCCTGTAAGATTTGTAAACAACCTTCTACAACTAAAATTTGAAAGAGCTGGAAAAGAGATGGGAAGATTTCTAGTAAATACTATTTGGGGTTTTGGTGGTTTTATGGATCAAGCCACAAATACTTTGGGTATGGAAAGATATAAAGAAGATTTTGGACAAACTTTAGGCTACTGGGGAGTTGGTGAAGGTTTCCATGTAGTTTTACCATTTTTAGGACCATCTAACTTAAGAGATATAGTAGGAATAACAGGAGATTTAATTTTAGCTCCAACAAGTCAATTAGCACATAATGTATTACCATATAAAATACCTCAAAATGACCTACAAGCAATAGGAATGGATACTTTATATATAGTAAACGATTACTCTTTTCATCCAGATATGTATGAAATTGTTAAAAAAGATGCAATTGATTTATACCCATATTTAAGAGATGCTTACAACCAAAAAAGAGAAAAAGAGATAGAGGAATAG
- a CDS encoding Tgt2/MlaC family protein — protein MKNSLLKLLLLLLVIFSSSHALQKDEIKEEMAKKIDSVLLILKDSNIAMEDKKKEIINIVNDTFDFKLMARIALGSEAWNSLDIEKQKEFSEVFEEKLKKSYTDKLELYNNQKVKILGLEPYNNTRLQLKTELVGKEGNYSINYNFYEKNGEWLIYDIDLIGVSIIQTYRQQFAGLLKEKSFNEMFTQFKNQ, from the coding sequence ATGAAAAATAGTTTATTAAAACTTTTATTACTTTTATTAGTGATATTTTCAAGCAGTCATGCTCTTCAAAAAGATGAGATAAAAGAAGAGATGGCAAAAAAGATAGATAGTGTTTTATTGATATTAAAAGATAGTAACATCGCTATGGAAGATAAGAAAAAAGAGATTATAAATATTGTAAATGATACTTTTGATTTTAAGCTTATGGCTAGAATCGCTCTAGGCTCAGAAGCTTGGAATTCATTAGATATTGAAAAACAAAAAGAGTTTAGTGAAGTATTTGAAGAGAAGTTGAAAAAATCTTATACAGATAAACTGGAGCTTTACAATAACCAAAAAGTAAAGATATTAGGATTAGAGCCTTATAACAATACAAGATTACAACTAAAAACTGAACTTGTTGGTAAAGAGGGAAACTATTCTATAAACTATAATTTTTATGAAAAAAATGGTGAGTGGCTTATTTATGATATTGATTTAATAGGTGTTAGTATTATACAAACATATAGACAACAGTTTGCTGGTCTTCTAAAAGAGAAATCTTTTAATGAGATGTTTACACAATTTAAAAACCAATAA
- a CDS encoding efflux RND transporter permease subunit: MFLIVASLFVGYLSYNAKNMQIDASAETLLLEDDEDLKFFRESFKKYENSNFLIVTFSPKRNLLDDETLELIKKISDDFIKVKNIAKVDSILTVPLLQSPIRPISDLVAGVDSLSSKEFDKSLVEKEFLNSPLYKNALVSSDFKTTALILHLKDDKKYFDFIEKREKLLNKQNIEDLSKDEKNELEKNSLEFKEYRELSREKDSKNIEEIRAIIKNYEGEAKIFLGGVSMIASDAVHFVKNDLMIYGVSLIFIFIFVLYYIFKSIRWVFVILFICFISILSTAGILGIFNWEVTVISSNFVALQLIITMSMVVHLVERYKELYFKYKNASQYKLTINTVLSKLIPSFFAIITTVVGFSSLVLSNIEPVINLGLMMSVGILVSLVLTFIYFPIFLILIGKKTEIDKKRKPLSFIPKLPNIIINRGKTIVFVAILTTIFSIVGSSKIFVENSFINYFKSNTEIYKGMKVIDENLGGTTPLDVIIKFKEDKNIKQSNSSSDFDDFENEFVLKNDDKQYWFSQDKMELITKIHDYLDNIPEVGKVQSLATLLKIGKTLNDNKELDGITLALIYNQLPEDYKKLILSPFVNIKASEARINMRIIDSNDELRRNELIKKINSDLNEIITNKDTSFRLTNLMILYNNMLQSLFESQISTAGASIIVLGIMFLILFRNIKMVAIALITNLIPISLVFGIMGWLFIPLDIMTITIAAIALGIAVDDTIHFMHRFDFEYKQSHGNYEIAITKAINTVGHPMYHTTIIVVIGFSILMLSNLVPTIYFGFLTAVVMISVLIANLLLLPRLLVIFKPFKTKKGEKSL; encoded by the coding sequence TTGTTTCTAATAGTAGCTTCACTTTTTGTGGGCTACTTATCTTACAATGCAAAAAATATGCAAATTGATGCAAGTGCTGAAACCTTACTTTTAGAAGATGACGAAGATTTAAAGTTTTTTAGAGAGAGTTTCAAAAAATATGAAAACTCAAATTTTTTGATAGTTACATTTAGTCCAAAGAGAAATCTTTTAGATGATGAGACTTTAGAGCTAATAAAAAAGATATCTGATGATTTTATAAAAGTAAAAAATATAGCAAAAGTTGATAGTATTTTAACCGTTCCCCTACTTCAATCACCAATAAGACCTATTTCAGATTTAGTTGCAGGAGTTGATAGTTTAAGCTCAAAAGAGTTTGATAAATCTTTAGTAGAAAAAGAGTTTTTAAACTCTCCTTTATATAAAAATGCTCTTGTTAGCTCTGATTTTAAGACAACTGCTTTAATCCTTCATCTAAAAGATGATAAAAAATATTTTGATTTTATTGAAAAAAGAGAGAAACTTTTAAACAAACAAAATATTGAAGATTTAAGTAAAGATGAAAAAAACGAACTTGAGAAAAATAGTTTAGAGTTCAAAGAGTATAGAGAACTTTCAAGAGAAAAAGATAGTAAAAATATTGAAGAGATTAGAGCTATTATCAAAAATTATGAAGGAGAGGCTAAGATATTCTTAGGCGGAGTTAGTATGATTGCTAGTGATGCTGTTCACTTTGTAAAAAATGATTTAATGATTTATGGAGTTAGCCTTATTTTTATCTTTATTTTTGTTTTATACTATATCTTTAAAAGCATAAGATGGGTTTTTGTGATTTTATTTATCTGTTTTATCTCTATTTTAAGCACTGCTGGGATTTTAGGAATATTTAACTGGGAAGTTACAGTAATATCCTCAAATTTTGTAGCTTTACAACTAATTATTACCATGTCCATGGTTGTTCATTTGGTTGAGAGATACAAAGAGTTATATTTTAAATATAAAAATGCAAGTCAATATAAACTTACAATAAATACTGTTTTATCGAAACTAATACCATCTTTCTTTGCAATTATTACAACAGTTGTTGGTTTCTCATCTTTAGTTTTATCAAATATTGAGCCTGTTATAAATCTAGGTCTTATGATGAGTGTTGGAATTTTAGTATCTTTGGTTTTAACTTTTATATATTTTCCAATATTTCTAATACTTATTGGTAAAAAAACTGAGATTGATAAAAAAAGAAAACCACTCTCTTTTATACCAAAACTGCCAAACATAATAATCAATCGTGGAAAAACAATCGTTTTTGTAGCAATTTTAACTACAATTTTTTCTATTGTTGGAAGCTCTAAAATTTTTGTTGAAAACTCATTTATAAACTATTTTAAATCAAATACAGAGATTTACAAAGGTATGAAAGTAATAGATGAGAATCTAGGAGGAACTACTCCACTTGATGTTATTATAAAATTTAAAGAAGATAAAAATATAAAACAATCAAATAGTAGTAGTGATTTTGATGATTTTGAAAATGAATTTGTATTAAAAAATGATGATAAACAATATTGGTTTTCTCAAGATAAAATGGAGTTAATCACAAAAATACATGACTACTTAGATAATATCCCTGAGGTTGGAAAAGTTCAATCTTTGGCAACTTTACTTAAAATTGGAAAGACTTTAAATGATAATAAAGAGTTAGATGGAATAACACTAGCTTTAATATACAATCAACTTCCAGAGGATTATAAAAAGTTAATTCTAAGCCCATTTGTAAATATCAAAGCTTCTGAAGCTAGAATTAATATGAGAATAATTGACTCAAATGATGAGTTAAGAAGAAATGAACTTATTAAAAAAATAAATAGTGATTTAAATGAGATTATCACAAATAAAGATACCTCTTTTAGACTTACAAATCTTATGATTTTATACAATAATATGCTTCAATCACTATTTGAGTCACAAATTTCAACTGCTGGGGCTTCTATTATTGTTTTGGGAATTATGTTTTTGATACTATTTAGAAATATAAAAATGGTAGCAATTGCACTAATCACAAATTTAATTCCTATCTCTTTGGTTTTTGGGATTATGGGATGGCTTTTTATTCCTCTAGATATTATGACTATTACAATTGCTGCTATTGCATTAGGAATTGCAGTTGATGATACTATTCACTTTATGCATAGATTTGATTTTGAGTATAAACAAAGCCATGGAAACTATGAAATAGCAATAACTAAAGCAATCAATACAGTAGGTCATCCTATGTATCATACAACTATTATTGTTGTTATTGGTTTTTCTATATTAATGCTATCAAATCTAGTTCCAACAATCTATTTTGGATTTTTAACAGCAGTTGTAATGATTAGTGTTTTAATAGCAAATCTTCTTTTACTTCCAAGGTTGCTAGTTATATTTAAACCATTTAAAACAAAAAAAGGGGAGAAAAGCTTATGA
- a CDS encoding LOG family protein — MNVAIYCGSALGNSKIFEEKTIELAEKLYKNDINIVYGGSKQGLMGVISNTSLNLGNKVTGVITFDLVGKELENTKISKIYKVDSMKERKAKMEELSDAFIALPGGYGTFEEIIDVIASSQIGYHKKPCAFININGYYDKLIEFFYSCSNSGFMDKRFVDMLIVSDNIDEIIEKIKNYEAPKAKWDK, encoded by the coding sequence ATGAATGTAGCAATTTATTGCGGTTCTGCTTTGGGAAATAGCAAAATATTTGAAGAGAAAACTATAGAACTTGCAGAAAAATTATATAAAAATGATATAAATATTGTTTATGGTGGCTCAAAACAAGGATTAATGGGAGTTATCTCAAATACATCTTTGAATTTGGGAAACAAAGTTACAGGTGTTATTACTTTTGATTTAGTAGGTAAAGAGCTTGAAAATACAAAAATCTCAAAAATCTATAAAGTAGATAGTATGAAAGAGAGAAAAGCTAAAATGGAAGAGTTAAGCGATGCCTTTATAGCTCTTCCTGGTGGCTATGGAACTTTTGAAGAGATTATTGATGTTATAGCCTCTTCACAAATTGGTTATCACAAAAAACCGTGTGCTTTTATAAATATAAATGGCTATTATGATAAATTAATAGAGTTTTTCTACTCTTGTTCAAATAGTGGTTTTATGGATAAAAGATTTGTAGATATGTTGATTGTTAGTGATAATATAGATGAAATAATAGAAAAAATAAAAAATTATGAAGCTCCAAAGGCAAAATGGGATAAATGA
- a CDS encoding HAD family hydrolase, with the protein MKNLKKYILFDNDGVLVETEKWYFEANRKSLSLLGLNLEMDFYQNIMIKGGSAFELAELHNIEKNIIEKHRGIRDNFYQEFLRTKDITIPKVKDTLKNLSRRYKMAIVTTSRRVDFELIHKNRGVVDFMDFVLCVEDYKRAKPHPDPYLKGLEMFNAKSFETIVVEDSQRGLESAKRADIDCIVVKNEFTLNQDFRKADIFINSLDELENVL; encoded by the coding sequence ATGAAAAATTTAAAAAAATATATTCTTTTTGATAATGATGGTGTTTTAGTTGAAACTGAAAAGTGGTATTTTGAAGCAAATAGAAAATCTCTTTCTCTTTTAGGTTTAAATCTTGAAATGGATTTTTATCAAAATATTATGATAAAAGGTGGAAGTGCTTTTGAATTAGCAGAGCTTCACAATATAGAAAAAAATATTATAGAAAAGCATAGAGGTATAAGAGATAACTTTTATCAAGAGTTCTTAAGAACAAAGGATATAACTATTCCTAAAGTAAAAGATACTCTAAAAAATCTATCAAGAAGATATAAAATGGCAATAGTTACAACTTCAAGAAGAGTAGATTTTGAACTAATCCATAAAAATAGAGGTGTAGTTGATTTTATGGATTTTGTACTTTGTGTAGAGGATTATAAAAGAGCAAAACCACATCCAGATCCATATTTAAAAGGTTTGGAGATGTTTAATGCAAAATCATTTGAAACTATTGTAGTTGAAGACTCACAAAGAGGTTTAGAAAGTGCAAAAAGAGCAGATATTGATTGCATTGTTGTAAAAAATGAGTTTACACTAAATCAAGATTTTAGAAAAGCAGATATATTTATAAATAGCCTAGATGAGCTTGAAAATGTACTATAA
- a CDS encoding NUDIX domain-containing protein gives MRVVVGLISDGKKILLMKKNSPDWQKGLYNGIGGKVELNATPLETIIKNCEKELGVTISNWRELDSEILPNRVEIFYFLTILAENEINSLESQTNERGELFFIDNLPKNILQDLKFQIEREFLNTEKRVNIRINKRTKILIYIFTFISIILISLMLVGKAQTGDFLYYLTNKKEKEEKDKKIEFIKSFNTKLFG, from the coding sequence ATGAGAGTAGTTGTAGGACTAATAAGTGATGGCAAAAAAATATTATTAATGAAAAAAAATAGTCCAGATTGGCAAAAGGGATTATATAATGGAATTGGTGGAAAAGTTGAATTAAATGCAACTCCACTTGAAACAATAATAAAAAATTGCGAAAAAGAGCTAGGTGTAACTATTTCAAATTGGAGAGAGTTAGATAGTGAAATATTACCAAATAGAGTAGAGATTTTCTATTTTTTGACTATTTTGGCTGAAAATGAGATAAATAGTCTGGAGAGTCAAACTAATGAGAGAGGAGAGCTTTTTTTTATAGATAACCTTCCTAAAAACATACTTCAAGATTTAAAATTTCAAATTGAGAGAGAATTTTTAAATACAGAAAAAAGAGTAAATATAAGGATAAATAAAAGAACGAAGATACTTATCTATATTTTTACCTTTATATCTATTATTTTAATCTCTTTAATGTTAGTTGGAAAGGCTCAAACAGGAGACTTTTTATATTATTTAACAAATAAAAAAGAGAAAGAAGAGAAAGATAAAAAAATTGAGTTTATAAAAAGTTTTAATACAAAGCTATTTGGCTGA